The Coprobacillus cateniformis DNA window TAGAAGAAATGATTAAATTAGCACATAAAAAAGGGATATCAATTGAAGCTTGGATAAATCCCTATCGTATATCTTTAAATAAAAATACTTATCAAAATTTCATGGAATTGTCATCAAAAAAATCATGGTTAGAAGATACCAAACAAAGTATTGGGTATGCAACGTATAAATATATATTTAATCCTGAAAGTCAGGACGTTAGAGATTATATAGTTGCTGGTGTGAAAGAGATTGTTGAAAACTATGAAGTAGATGGTATTCATTTTGATGATTACTTTTATATTGAAGGTACACATGGTGAAACGACACAAGGGCAACGTATGGATAACGTAAACATGCTTATACAAGATGTCTATCAAAGTATTAAGTCTATTAATTCAAATATTGTTTTTGGTATTAGCCCACAAGGAAATTATGAGAATTGTGTTAATGAAGGGGCAGATGTAGATACATGGCTCAAGGAAGATGGATATGTTGATTATATAATGCCTCAGGTTTACTGGAGTGATCAGTATGGACCAGATGGAAAAACAAGGATGTTTACAGATCGTATTGAACTGTATGCTGGATTAAAACGTCAAAAGACGGTTATGTTATATGCAGGATTGGCACTCTATCAATCTGGAGAAGAATTGGATTTGGATAAAGGCTGGACTTTGTCATCATCAAATATATCTGAACAAGTTCAAATATTGTCTAATAATGGATATAAAGGTTATAGTTTGTTTAATTATTCATCTTTATTAAAAGAAGATGGGGAAAAAGAAATGAGAGAACTTTTAAGGGCTCATCCATATAATTAAAGATTGACAATTATTTGATTTCTGTTATGATTACGTAGAGCCGACATAAAACTTATTTCGCCCAAATTGGGTGTCGAGAAATAAGTGGATGTTTGAAAAGAAGACGATTCGTCTTCTTTTCTTTTACAATGAGTTTAAAAATATTTGCCACGCATCTTCATGATCTACAAAATATTTTGGGCATATTTTTCCTGTAACATCATAATGCCTAATGACGTCTTCTTTATCTAAATCATAAGTATCCATTAATGATCTCACAAGTTTTTGAAGTGACTGATATGTTTCTTGGTTGAACTTTCCAGATTCATCAGGGTGGCAAGTCTCAATTGAAATTGTATCTTTATTGCGATTATTAGAAGCATATGCAATTTCATTTAATGGAATACATTGAATAATTTCTCCTTTTAAACCAACAATAAAGTGACTTGAAACAGATGTTGTATGTTTGTCTTTGAGAGCTTCAAAATAATTTCTATTTCCTTTTGCAGTTGATCCAGGATTCCCTGTATAATGAATAACAATTCCTTTAACTCTTCCTAATGATTTTCCACTTCTTGAATAAGGGTTGACTGTTAAGAAATCATGTTGAATAGATAATCCATCTGCAGTATATGTTTCTATATCATTATGATTGTATATGAATTTATAATAGCCAAATCCTAATCCACAGAATAAGATAAGAACTATACAAAAAATAACACCCTTTTTTAAACGTTTTCTCTTTCTTGCCATTGATTTCACCCCATTTGTTGTATTCTTATTATGACATAATATCAAATAAATGTATTAACAAATGTGTAATAAGTTTTTAAGAAATTATTAATATTTTGTAGAATAATGGCAATTTAACATGATTTCAATTCACTGAGTTGTTTTTTCATTTCAGAAATACCTTTTTCCTGACTGGTAATAATTGCTTCAAGAATGGGGATGAGTTGTGGACAGATACAATGCTCTAAAGCATTCTTTGATAATCTCACAGCCCCCTCATGATGAGGAATCATTTCATTCATAAAACTTATGTTAATATCATTGTTTGTTGGTGCATTTTGCATGCTTTCAAACATTGTCCATGTGATACTATTATACTTATTAAAGTATGAATTAATCTGGTCTTGAGAATTGTGTAGTGATAAACAGCAATTTTGAATATCTTGCATATTTCTGATACTTTGAGTTTGTTCTTTTATGATATTTTGTGCAATGTTTTGAAGAGGAATATTTGTTGTGTACATCAAAAGGTTTCTTGACATATGAATAGCAGCTCTATGGTGGGGTATCATTTGATTAATAAAATCTGATGAGAGACTACATGAAAGAGATGCATTGGTCATGTCAGCAATCATTTGATTGAGTATTTCATAAAAGCAGATAAGATATTGTTGGGTATTATCGCTATATTGTTGACAGTTCATAAAGACCTCCTTTCATGATAAAATATGAAAAAGGTTCAAGAGTGTGAAAGGAGATGTAAATGAATGAAAATTGGAATTATATCTGATACACACAATGTTCTAAGAAATGATGTCTTAGAAGAATTGCAGACATGTGATTATATTTTGCATGCAGGTGATATTATGAAGGAAGAGATTTTAGAAAAGTTAAAGAAAACTGCTCCTCTCATTGTTGTTAAAGGTAATAATGATTATCTTATGCTCAATGAGGAAGAGTACTTTACATTAGCAGGTTATCGTTTCTATATGGTTCATCAGATTGGTGAAAAGAAAGATGTGGACTTTTATATCTATGGTCATTCTCATCGATATGAATGTTATATTCAAAATGGTGTTCAATACTTAAATCCTGGGAGTTGTGGACGTAAACGTTTTTCTTTACCTTTAACATATATAATATTAATATTAAATCCGAATGGTTATGAAATTATTCAAAAAGATGTTCAATAAAAACGGTTCAATAAAAACTTGAATTTCAGTGATAAAATCGTTGTATTTTTAATTCTATTGTGCTATAATGCATGAGCATGTAAAAATATTTACTGCCTGTCTGTATGAAAGTGTGCAGACCATTAGACCATAGGAGGAGGTAAAAAGATGAACAAATATGAAATTATGTTTATTGTAAAACCAGACGTTGAAGAAGATGCAAGAAACGCTATTATTGAAAACTTCAAAAAAGTATTAACAAATACTGAAGGAACTGTAGATAATGTAAACGAATGGGGATTACGTGACTTAGCTTACGAAATCAAAGATTATACAAAAGGATATTATGTTGTTTTAGATACAACAACAACTCCTGCAAATATTGCTGAGTTCGAACGTTTATCACGTATTAATGCAAACATGTTACGTCATTTAACTCTTAGAAGAGATTAAGAAGGTGTAATATATGATTAATCGTGTCGTACTCGTTGGAAGAATGACAAGGGATCCTGAGTTAAGAAGAACAAATACGGGAGCAGCAGTGACAAGTTTCACATTAGCATTAAACCGTAATTACAATTCAGCTGATGGACAGCAAGCTGATTATATCAATTGTGTTGTTTGGAATAAAGGCGCTGAAAATGTTGAAAGATATTGTTCAAAAGGATCATTAGTTGGTGTTGAAGGTCGACTACGTTCTCGTAGTTATGACAATGCACAAGGGCAAAAGGTTTATGTTGTTGAAGTTGTCTGTGACAGTGTACAGTTTTTAGAAACAAAAGCTGCCAGAGAAAAAGCTCAGCAACAGCAACCTCAAGTAGAACAAGATAACTTCTATGATATGAAAACAGTGGATTTAGAAAAAGATTTCGATAATTCATTTAATTCATTTGATATTATGGAAGATGATATTCAATTTTAAGGAGGAATAGACTTATGGCATTCAAAAGACAAAGAATGGGTAGAAAGAAAGTTTGCTTTTTTACAAAAAATAAGATTGATTACATCGATTATAAAGATGTTGAATTATTAAAAAGATTCGTTTCTGCAAATGGAAAAATCATTCCTAGACGTGTAACTGGAACAAGCGCTAAATACCAAAGACAATTAGCTGCAGCTATTAAACGTGCTAGACAAATGGCATTATTACCATACGTTGGTGAATAATTAGGACTTAAACTCTTGAGAAATCAGGAGTTTTTTCTTTTCTTATCATAATTAATATTTTAAAGATGGACATGAAGGATAAAATATTTCATTTTATTCCTTATAAATATGATATAATAGGCTATATTTTTTAGGATGGAAAGGAGTTACTATGGGAAAGACAAATACGAAAAAGATGGTTCAAGGAGCCATGATAGCAGCTATGTTTGGAGTGTTATCACTCTTAAATACATATACTGGAAGTATGTTTGATGTTTTTATATGTTATGTTATGGTTATTCCACTGGTTTGGTATGGTTATACTTATACTTTAAAAGATAATATTGTGGTTTCTTTTGTTGCAATGGTTGTTATTGCAATGGTAGGGTTACCATTTTTTGTGATTTCATCTATTTCTTCTTGCTTGGCTGGTTTATTTATAGGCGAAGCACTGAAAAGAAAAGTAAAGAAAGAAACAATTTTAATGGGAACATTGTTAGTGACTTTCCTTAATAATATTTTACTCTATGAAGTTTTTTCAGGTCTTCTAGGTATGAATCTAGTAGCTGAGATGAGAGAGATGTATCAGATGTTAATAGAAATAATGCCATCATTAGCAAGCCAGTTGACTGTTGAAACTGTGATATTAATGATTCCTATTGTTTTAATTATCATGTCAGTTTTAGAAATGTATGTAATTATCTTGCTGTGTCAGATTGTTTTATCTAGATTTAAGATAAAATTTCCAGGTTCGTTTCATATTGCTATGCTACATTTTGGTTATAAAACAGGAGTTTTTTTAGCTATTATTATGTTTGGCTCTTATCTGCTCAAAAGTTTTACTGATATAGAAAGTGTGTATTTATCATATGCATATACATTAACAACACTGGCTTTTGCGGTAGAGGGATTGGCTTTTTTTACATGGCTAACAATTTTAAAGAAAAAGCCAAAGTTAATGATATTGGTATTTATAGGGATTTTTATCCCATTGGTAAATACATTCTATGTTATTGTGGGAATCGTAGATATATTTAGTGATTTAAGAGGGAATTTATTGTATAATGGTCATGATAATAATTAAGGAGGGATATTTATGATAAGAAAGATTGCACAGTTGAGAAATCTTATTATAATACTTCTCGTAGCTGAATGTATTTTATTATTTGGGTTATATCTTTTGCTTGATAGTTCTTTATTATTTGCTTTTTCAGTCTATGCATTGATTAAAAATATTATTTTGTTCTTTGTGTTATCTTATATAACTTATTTGGTTGATACAAATAGTATGAGTGTATCTGAGGCGTTGGATGTTGATGCTAAAAATGCTTTTATATTTGGTGGTTTAGGTTTGATTCAATATGATGAAACAAGAAATGTTGTATGGACAAGTGATTTGTTTAAAGAAATGAATATTAATATTGTTGGTGTAAAACTTTTAGAATGGCAGCCACATCTTGCTTCATTGTTTGAAGATGAGGATATTAAGATTGTTGATATTAAAGGTAAGAAGTTTGAAGCATATAATAGTCAAGAAACAAAGTTAATTTATTTAAAAGATGTGACTCAGTTTTTGTCATTGCAACAAGATTATCTTGATCAGCAGGTTTGTATGGCTTATATTACTATTGATAATTATGAGGAAACGTTAGAAAATGCTGATGAACCAAAAATGGCTTTGATACAATCAAAGTCAAGACAAGTTATTGTTGATTGGGCTTATTCCAATGGGATTATTATCCGTAGATTTAAGTCTGGAGGATATTTGGCATTTTTTAATGAAAGAATTTATCGTAAACAAGTTGAAAATAAATTTGCTATTTTAGATACATTTAAAGAGATGTCAAAAGAATTAGATGAAGTTATGACTTTAAGTATTGGAATTGGTCGTGATTCTAGAGTTTTAAGGGAACTTGATGATATGGCCTCAAATGCTTTGAATTTGACTTATTCTCGTGGAGGAGATCAAGTTGCTGTGAAATCAGGAGATGATAATGTTAAATTCTTTGGCGGTAATAGTGATACTTTTGAAAAAAGCAGTAAGGTACGTGCTAGAGTTATTGCGCAATCATTGGCTGGTTTAATTAAAAATTCGAGTCATGTACTGGTAATGGGGCATAAGAATTCAGATTTGGATTCGTTTGGAGCATCATTGGGGGTCGCTAAGATTGCTATTGCATATGGAAAGAAAGCGAACATTGTGGTCGATTTTGAATCTATTGAGAAGAAAACAAAAGATGTTGCAACAATGATTAAGAATCATGATAAA harbors:
- a CDS encoding DUF305 domain-containing protein, whose protein sequence is MNCQQYSDNTQQYLICFYEILNQMIADMTNASLSCSLSSDFINQMIPHHRAAIHMSRNLLMYTTNIPLQNIAQNIIKEQTQSIRNMQDIQNCCLSLHNSQDQINSYFNKYNSITWTMFESMQNAPTNNDINISFMNEMIPHHEGAVRLSKNALEHCICPQLIPILEAIITSQEKGISEMKKQLSELKSC
- the rpsF gene encoding 30S ribosomal protein S6; the protein is MNKYEIMFIVKPDVEEDARNAIIENFKKVLTNTEGTVDNVNEWGLRDLAYEIKDYTKGYYVVLDTTTTPANIAEFERLSRINANMLRHLTLRRD
- a CDS encoding N-acetylmuramoyl-L-alanine amidase family protein, with translation MARKRKRLKKGVIFCIVLILFCGLGFGYYKFIYNHNDIETYTADGLSIQHDFLTVNPYSRSGKSLGRVKGIVIHYTGNPGSTAKGNRNYFEALKDKHTTSVSSHFIVGLKGEIIQCIPLNEIAYASNNRNKDTISIETCHPDESGKFNQETYQSLQKLVRSLMDTYDLDKEDVIRHYDVTGKICPKYFVDHEDAWQIFLNSL
- the ssb gene encoding single-stranded DNA-binding protein — encoded protein: MINRVVLVGRMTRDPELRRTNTGAAVTSFTLALNRNYNSADGQQADYINCVVWNKGAENVERYCSKGSLVGVEGRLRSRSYDNAQGQKVYVVEVVCDSVQFLETKAAREKAQQQQPQVEQDNFYDMKTVDLEKDFDNSFNSFDIMEDDIQF
- a CDS encoding glycoside hydrolase family 10 protein, translating into MKKNTKHSFLVIVVLLCVCFIVYFLFPRPTCSLSSLDKRAVWFSYSDLAKFSYESRDAFIEDFSEALRVVDNYKNNTIIVQVRPFADALYQSKIYPISKVICHRSSLSFDPLEEMIKLAHKKGISIEAWINPYRISLNKNTYQNFMELSSKKSWLEDTKQSIGYATYKYIFNPESQDVRDYIVAGVKEIVENYEVDGIHFDDYFYIEGTHGETTQGQRMDNVNMLIQDVYQSIKSINSNIVFGISPQGNYENCVNEGADVDTWLKEDGYVDYIMPQVYWSDQYGPDGKTRMFTDRIELYAGLKRQKTVMLYAGLALYQSGEELDLDKGWTLSSSNISEQVQILSNNGYKGYSLFNYSSLLKEDGEKEMRELLRAHPYN
- a CDS encoding metallophosphoesterase family protein, producing the protein MKIGIISDTHNVLRNDVLEELQTCDYILHAGDIMKEEILEKLKKTAPLIVVKGNNDYLMLNEEEYFTLAGYRFYMVHQIGEKKDVDFYIYGHSHRYECYIQNGVQYLNPGSCGRKRFSLPLTYIILILNPNGYEIIQKDVQ
- a CDS encoding DHH family phosphoesterase; amino-acid sequence: MIRKIAQLRNLIIILLVAECILLFGLYLLLDSSLLFAFSVYALIKNIILFFVLSYITYLVDTNSMSVSEALDVDAKNAFIFGGLGLIQYDETRNVVWTSDLFKEMNINIVGVKLLEWQPHLASLFEDEDIKIVDIKGKKFEAYNSQETKLIYLKDVTQFLSLQQDYLDQQVCMAYITIDNYEETLENADEPKMALIQSKSRQVIVDWAYSNGIIIRRFKSGGYLAFFNERIYRKQVENKFAILDTFKEMSKELDEVMTLSIGIGRDSRVLRELDDMASNALNLTYSRGGDQVAVKSGDDNVKFFGGNSDTFEKSSKVRARVIAQSLAGLIKNSSHVLVMGHKNSDLDSFGASLGVAKIAIAYGKKANIVVDFESIEKKTKDVATMIKNHDKYKGMIISYTEAMEHINKNTLLIVVDNHKPSLAISNALLERVRNKVIIDHHRRGEEFIEAPVLTYLEPAASSTVELVVELCDYQNVELNINELDATIMYAGMLVDTNNFKQRVGVRTFQSAAYLKELQANMTLAYEFLEDSYEETLQRLSITQTAYRYNPYILIACAHENEEYTRTMLAKASNSLLEVSTIKATFTIGRISKTMVAISARSTRDINVQIIMENMGGGGHFSMAAAQFENRSIEDVRLLLEEKIKEYLDDRGEV
- the rpsR gene encoding 30S ribosomal protein S18; this encodes MAFKRQRMGRKKVCFFTKNKIDYIDYKDVELLKRFVSANGKIIPRRVTGTSAKYQRQLAAAIKRARQMALLPYVGE
- a CDS encoding DUF2232 domain-containing protein, producing MGKTNTKKMVQGAMIAAMFGVLSLLNTYTGSMFDVFICYVMVIPLVWYGYTYTLKDNIVVSFVAMVVIAMVGLPFFVISSISSCLAGLFIGEALKRKVKKETILMGTLLVTFLNNILLYEVFSGLLGMNLVAEMREMYQMLIEIMPSLASQLTVETVILMIPIVLIIMSVLEMYVIILLCQIVLSRFKIKFPGSFHIAMLHFGYKTGVFLAIIMFGSYLLKSFTDIESVYLSYAYTLTTLAFAVEGLAFFTWLTILKKKPKLMILVFIGIFIPLVNTFYVIVGIVDIFSDLRGNLLYNGHDNN